DNA from Tursiops truncatus isolate mTurTru1 chromosome 8, mTurTru1.mat.Y, whole genome shotgun sequence:
ccccaagCTGGAAcaactggtaaatggataaacaaaatgtagtatattaaTATAGtgatgcaatattattcagccataaaaaggaatgaagtactgatacatgctacaatatggatgaacctcaaaaacatcatgctaagtgaaagaagccagacaaaaaggtcacatattatatgatgcATTTATAGGAACTggacagaaaaggcaaatttatagaaatGGCAAGCAAAATAGTGTTCGTCTGGGTCTAGGGGTGGGAGCTAAGACTGACTGCACATGGTGGACACTAGGGTTCTTTTTTAGGTCATGAAAATGTTCCAAgacttgattgtggtgatgattgcataaattaactaaaattaaaataaattaactgaATTGTATACTTCGATCAggtgaattttatatataaattatgcctcaaagtagtttttaaaaaactctacATGGATTCCAACTATTTATATCTTCCAAAATTACTATTCCTTTAATCtctgatgtttttaaaatgacaaaactttTCACTAATCATTCCTGCTCTGCAATCAATTTTTTAACTTCCAgtcaatttttaacattttgtgaaAGCTAATTCTCAGAAGttggattcattttctttaatctaTATAATTGAGATGACAATTTTGATGAGTTTCTTTCATTCCCCAATAACCCAATGAGTTGATGTAATCAGGCAAAATGAATGATCTAATGACTCACTCAGTCATGATATAACGACTGTAATACTACTTTACAAAGCTATAATGATTCTAAAGCTCTCTAAGTctcctgaagaaataaaaataccacCTGTCAGATAAAATGATTTATACATTCTTCAGTATGTGCAGTATAAATCATTGTCTAACTGGCATGACACCCACTTTTGCATCCTACGTTTTTAACCCTTTTTGCCCCCTCCACATAGAGAAACAGAATTTACACTGCTCTTCACTAGATTTGTTTTTTGTCCTCAAAAAGTCCCAAATACGGCATCAATCTCTTTCCTCAGATCTCAGGAATAAACACTTCCTCCAGTCATCTATTCCCCCAAACATAGACAAATAACTTCTATGTGTTCTCTGTAATGAATTTACCCttatgaagaaagaaatcatggaAGACTTATACCAATGGTTTCTTTCTCCATCAATGATCAGATACATTCCTGATTATATGCCCTCCCTCTATTTTTCGGTCTATTTCTAAGTCTCTACCAGTGGCTTTCAGGAGTACCTGGCTTGGGCTGTGTTTGATTCACAAGGGTCCTGATGGCAGGTCATGTTCCATCACTTTTTTCCATCcaatcttaaaaaagagaaaaaggattcgCTCAATCTGTGGCTTACAGTACGAacgttgaaattatttttaaatatatatatatatatttataaacataaagaCAAACACAAAGATTTAATTTCATGTCAGTCTTCAGGCTTCAGTTTCATTCCAAGCAACTTCTTTCCcatatatttctaaatgttaaaTTCTGGAAAAATTAGTTACAACTGAATATTCATTGAATTCATTAAAGTGTAtgtatgtggatttttttaagaAGCCAATTCTTATCTGGCCTAAAAGGAAtctatttaaactaaaaattcaatcagtaaattcaacaaatatctattgaacaCCTACTGCTCAACAGTCCCTGGATACTTAGGGACAAATAAGGAACAGTTTCCACCTTCAAGAAGTTTATAAGCTGATAGGAGAGAACTAATCAGAACTACATATAATTTAAATCAGATTGGGATAAGTaccacaatattaaaaaaaaaaaagccatgaaaaCACAGGTTGTACTTGGGAATCATGCAAGATTTCAAAAACTTCCCTTGACAAAAAGATAATGCTTCAGCTGGAATGGAATTGGGAGTGGAGAGTAGTAACAGAATCCTGGGGAAGAGAGTCAAGTGGGGTGCAGTGTAGATGTAGTCTCAGATGAGTGAGGGCATATTGGGAGAGAAGGCTGAAGTCTGATGAAGATAATAAtactagctaatatttattgagcatttactatgtgccaagtactatttaaagcactttacatatattaacttatttgatcctcacaactaCCCTATGAGGAAcgtactgttattattcccattttatagatggcaaAACTGAGGTATAGAACAGTTAAGTAGTCTGCTCATGGTTACACAGACACAGATAACAGTTATGGAGCCAGGATCTTGAAAtccataaataataaaagaagaacaaattctATCTCACCCCTAACTACATTCATTATAAGAGCAATTAACAGGTATCTTAACTACCCCTTCTCCCATTAATTCCTAagccatccttcaaggcccagctccaATGTTTCCTTCCTACAAAACCTTTCTTGATCCCCCAGCTGAACAATATATATTTCTCCTCTAAGCTTTGTAGCACTTACCTGGATCAATCTTACAGCAAACAGCATATGAACAAAATCTTAATATTTCATTCCTAGCATTACGGATTTTATGTGCATCATTCCCTCTTTTAAGTTCTCCTTTACACTTTGTATTCTCCACCCCTCCtagggcagtgcctggcacttaatgGTAGCTATATCTATGGAGCACTTATTCTTGGCAAGGCATTGTGCTGAGTATTTTACAGGAACTCTCTCACAAAATCCTTACAGCAACCCTATTCAAGCATTCAATCGCTATTTTCAGTCCCTTCTGTGGCAAATAAAATACTAGATGACTCTTAAACTCAGTAAACAAGGCAGATATGGTCCATGtcctcaagaagctcacagtctaTGAAGAAGTACTATTGGTATCCTCTAGAATAGAGATGAGGAAAAGTGAGACtcaaagaaattaatttgtttGCCCAGAATCACACAGCAAAAAAGTGGCAGAGTCTGAATTCAAACTCAGCTCTCCAGACTGGATATTTGGAACCCTGTGCATAAAACCACTATGGTCTAAAGGAGGCACCTAAGAAACACTTATTGAAGGAAAAGTTTTAGAAAACTCCTACAATGAAAACTATCCCGAGGATAATGAAGACTTCCATTCAATTTCGCTCTGAGAGGAAAGCAGGAAATGAGCAACAGCGCAGATGGAGGTTGTAGTAGTATCCTCATACACACCTGATAGCTCAGAACTGCTAATCAAGCCATCTGCTGAGGAGACCTGCTCAGCACTGAGGATTTCCTCGTGTCCCTTAAAGTGGTCCCTCCTGAGCAACAAGGCCTCGCTGCGCGCCAGGATGGTGTAGCGAAGTCACTAATTCTCAATGAGACCCTGTATCTCCTACCAGATAACCGGTGGCGTGGAATGGAAGGTAAAGACGCACGGCTCCTTATTTAAACGTGGGGCAACTATTCTCGAAAGGTGAACCCCCGCCCCCGAGAGAAGCGGCCTCCAAAAAAGGTGTGTCTATACTTCTCACCGGAGGAGTGAGGAAGCAACCACGAGGGGATTACGAGAGACCCAACAAACAACGCAGGCACCCCTGGCCCTGTGGGCGGACATCCCACAGCCCAGGCATTAATAGGCACCTGGAGGCACGCGTCTTACTCCCCACGATTTCTTAGCCCAACAGACCACCTGACTTTACACCAGGTTCTCCGCGTTGGGCGGCGGAGACGACCTCTAAGGGCCAGATCCTGACCCAGGGTCTCCTGCGACAGCGTGGACAGACAGCCTCCGCCACTGGGTCGACTCCGGTTCCCGCGACCCGCCAGCTggcaggccccgccccgccccctacGCTCTGGCAGTTAGGCGGGCAACCCGCTCACAGGAGCAGCGGCCGGGACACAGTAGGCTTGTCCTGTGAGGGCCGCACGCTTCACCGCCCCCGCCACGCCCCTCGACCCCGCACCGCCAATGGCCTGCTGCGCCGGCGCAGCATGCTCCAGGCCCAGCCCTCCCTCGACGACCGTGCGCTGAGCGCATGCGCCTTGAGAGGCCGGTTGGGTGAGGGATTCTTAGCGAGGGAGGGGGAGACGGAAATGGAGGGTCTCCGCGCGCATGCCTTCGCCCCTGACATCAAGCCCGCTAGCGAGCGCGTTGGGCGGAGCCGGGGGCGGCGGTCGCCGGGGAGATCAAGGCCCTGGGTCCGACCCCGAGCTGGAGCGGGGTGCCGGAGGCCCGCTAACCCGCCGGTGTTTGTGTCTATGTGCCCTCGCAGGGAGACATGGAGAACTGTTTGGCGGCCGCGGCGCTGAACGGGGTAGACCGACGTTCCCTGCAACGCTCGGCTAGGCTGGGTCAAGAAGTGCTGGAGCGGGCTAAAAGGAGGGCGGTGGACTGGCATTCGGTGGAGCTTCCCAAAGGCAGCGTGGGGGTCATTTCCCGGGAGCGGCCCTACAGAGAAAGAGGGCTGGCAGCCGGCCCCCATCGCCTTCTCCCAGGAGAGGTGAGGGCCCCAGTGCTGCGGGACCAGCCCATTCATTCGCTCAGCAGCGGCTTGCTGAGAACCAGGGCACGCCACACAGCAGCACCCGAGGGATCCTGTCCTTGGCGGAAGCTGTTAAGTATCAGGACAGTGAACCGGAAAGCCTTTTGAAAACTCTTGACGTTTGACAGATTCCTATCGGCTAGCTTTAGGATACCGCTGGAGACCGCTAGTGCTCGGCCCTGGTTGGTTACTTTTTACAACAATTCTTACAGGCTACCGTTTGATATTAGAGGAAAGCCAACAAACCTGTCTTTGTCCTGGAAAAATTGCATGTCTGTGTATTCCTTTTAGAGTTGGAATTCTTTCTCAGTAAGAGCCTTTTACTGACTTAAACGAGCCGTGgcctttcaaaaagtaaaaaggaaggtATTCCCAAAATGACTTCCTTCTCCAGTAGGGAATACAGATCTCACCTGTGACTTGCCGTTTATTCACATAGAGAGAAGAAAGACACCCAACCCTCAGTGCTTCCTTCAGAACAATGGCTGAATTCATGGACTATACCTCAAGTCAGTGTGGGGTAAGTTGGTGTAAGCCAAAGTCATGCCCCTGATCTGCCTGCTGATGGATCACAAAGTGGATTTTTGTGGAATTTAGGGAGAATCTGGAGACTGCCTGTTCACCCTGCCCTGCCTTCGTGGGCAGGTTGTAATCAGCCAAGGGTTTAAACCAGGTGATAAATCCAGGTtagaattcattcaacaaatattggatGCCTAACTTTAACTGTTATGAGGATAAAGCAATGCACAAGCCAGAAAAGATCTGCCCTCACTATTGTTTCGGGGGGCGGGGCTTATTTGCTGAATTCCAAAACAAGTCCGAATATTAGCGGTATTTAAAACTTtgaactgaaaatttttttttaatcagtacgATCGTTCTAAACTGGAACCGAGCCTCTCTGTTTTCAAAGCAAAAACTGAAACAGAATCCCTCCATTAGATCTTAATCTCTGTTCCAAGTCCCTGGTAAGGTAgagtgcttttgtgtgtgtgtgtgtgtgtgtgtgtgtgtgtgtgtggccacacagcatgtgggatcctagttccccaaccaacttgcaccccctgcattggaagcacggagtcttaaccactgaccaccagggaagtccccctggtaATGTAGTTTTTAAGTATGCCCCTTTGGGTCCATATCACTTGTTGGCCACAGAGGTGGTTATGTGGCACAGATGCAGTGCCCTCATCAGAGGTAGTGTGGCTTAATGGCAGGAGCAGCCTCCCAGGAATCAGACCTGTGTTCTGCCACTTTCTGGCTATAATGCCTTAGGCTAGTTAGTCTCTCTCAGCCTTACCTTCCCACATGGTACAATGATGATGTTTCAAGTCCTTTCCAGCCCTTATAGTCTGTTTCTTTGGTTTCCACTGAGAGATGAACACCAGAAAATTGTCATAAACTGTAGCACAGGGTACTTATGTGAGATTTTTGGTCCCATTCATTGAAGTGGGTGAACAAAGGTTTTAAAGGCCCTCTTCTCAAAACCATACACTAAGGTCATCTTTAAGTACTTTCAGGGAATGTTGAAGGCAGGCAGCCAACATTCAAGAAAATCACCTGTATGGAAGGTACTCTCTGTCTTCTAGGAATTAAAACAGACTCTGTGGTCTCTTCCAGCCTTAACATTTTATGATTCTTATGTGTTTGTAAGGGTGCTTGGTCTGTACGGCAGAAGGAAGAGAATACCTTGTTTCTGTCCTGCTTTTCAATTTCATAATGAATATTAAGTTTCAAAAAATCTCTAATATTTCTACATCTTTTATAAAATCCTTGTGACTCCAAAAATAGGATTCCAACCAGTGAGATACAGTTCAGAGagtatttttatgttattattttgttaaatggtTTTAGAAAAATCCATAACTTTGGCTCTACTATAAAGTGATCAAGTTAAACACTTTGGTTCATGGTTCAGTAAAAggaataatatttgtctttggttTGAGGTTTAGCAAATTGATGTTCTTCGTTTTGGTTTTCAGTTCATGCTTTATTTCAAATCTCCATTAAGGAATGGAGGCTCAGAACCTCTCAGctttctagaaatagaattaaGAACAGTGTTTGAGTTTGCTTTCAGAATTTTGGAGCATCCCCTAAATTACATCATTAGAGTCATGTCCTGACATGCTTTCCCCAGCTTCTCATTCTTTTGGTCTCTTGCCTTAAACATTGTCCCTACCCTCTGTTCAAAGCAAGCAGGCTTATGTTGTCCTCATCATTAGTCACAATCAGGGGCAAGTCTAAGGTTAACTttgagggggaggaaggaagtagacaagaaaaaaactgcattcTGATCCTTTGGATTATTTTTGCTTAAATCGGagtcttctccctcccctcctccgcATGGGGAGAACGGCTGCATAGCTGTTGGGTTTATGTTATATTTCCTGTTGCATTTCTAAATCTCAAGGAGATGcacctctctcttctcttgtcCTTGTCTGAGACTTAGTAAACCCAGACCTGTTTGTCAGAACTTGTCATGAGAGGAGATGAAAGGGCTTGTGTATTTGACCTCGGGGTGAGGATGTTGTGAAAATTATTTAACCTGGCAGAGAGCATGGTCCTACCCAGCTTGAGTTGCCAGAGTTCTTGCCCTACAGAGGCAGCAGATGGCAGCAAAGTAAGGCGAAGTgcagtttccttctctgcagcCACTTTACATGGGCTAAGATTTGTTATATGACTTCAAAGGCCTCTCAAGAGGGCAGGTAATTTACCTTTGCTCTCTTGCCTCCCTCCTTAACCACATTTGCCCAAGTAACAAGGagttttttgaaaatttgacCAGTCTATTTGGTTACCCAGCATCTTTCACATTACTTCTCTAGAAATATTATTCATCTGTGCCAGAGGAAGGAGGGGCAACCCATGTCTATCGTTATCACAGAGGGAAGTCGAAGCTGCACTTGTGCTCGGACACTGGGAATGGTCAGGTATGTATCCTCAGCTGTGCTGTGCTGTGCCCTCAGCTTCCCAAGATAGGAGGCCTTACATCTTGGAGCTCCTGCTGGATTGTATTATTGGATGCCTGGGTGACTCAGCATTACAGCGCTCCACAGAAATCTATCACCTCCCAGCCTTAGAGAACTTACAGCAATGAACATGAAATAGGAGTTTTTGTCCAAAATAAGATATTAA
Protein-coding regions in this window:
- the AKIP1 gene encoding A-kinase-interacting protein 1; translated protein: MENCLAAAALNGVDRRSLQRSARLGQEVLERAKRRAVDWHSVELPKGSVGVISRERPYRERGLAAGPHRLLPGEREERHPTLSASFRTMAEFMDYTSSQCGKYYSSVPEEGGATHVYRYHRGKSKLHLCSDTGNGQRKDTPLGVGGIRQTSECALEASQPAENISKDLYIEVYPGTYSITVGVNDLTKKTYMVAVDSGQSVDLVFPI